The Betta splendens chromosome 7, fBetSpl5.4, whole genome shotgun sequence genome includes a window with the following:
- the LOC114858685 gene encoding uncharacterized protein LOC114858685 gives MGSGGGKHSTEETVDLTAPNVVLMKTKYGEAAVEPLDVWVQKFGFPPEGTFHMSYLMQAQKRMDFQMKKIMAKKRVSMKDLESAEKHLKALQIWKHEAECRERRGHCREGPFLNELSFDELQTNNSIKEIAHEGTALCSQTHAGPGPPVPPSASTVTHPSMAPPEAAPPHAAPACEPDPADDAPAGTDPASPRAPPFERFWTETDIWNAMSHLPPLKNSGKRFADYLKVLCEVYSPTLLELRKLLELKVGQDDWDRVSDTFPAGSYQRVDSDWAHGSNDNYRQALETLCSQIESAFPPRVDSAAAAACTQGADETASEHLARLTGAVNSYCGLEEPRYSGRECSPWERLLTDSFVKGLRSDIQGGARSIWTDWEDSRLLEGELRAICTENAIKAQQKCKEDKAQEDLLITEQSQFYVSWGRGWGQRRGGRHGRGWGQGRGGGGGGGGGRGWGEGRGGGGRGWGQGRGGGGGGGGGGRGWSPVPPDACWFSVVDLANAAFSVPVHAESQRWFGFRFKGGGYTFSRLSQGFCDTSAILSETVRASLGRLQLTHGTALLQYTDDLMICSPTRDRCETDTLALLKHLAAEGYKASRSKLQFVQEKVTYLGYAITAEGKSNTPERIEKIQNTSKPETKQQLRSFLGKVSSFRSFIPNYSAVEAPLRSIEPLEAQDEVTWTPEAERAFEDLKTASQTAPTLAFPDTSSPFTQTVDDRNGFMTSALLQKRGDTLRPVSYFSAKLDRGSAGLPPCLRAVAAAEKAVLASMKPVSGAALTLLSPHAVKLLLERKSSQLSPEKWEKYSTVLCDTPNITIERCYTLDPSTLLPMEGEPEEHDCVALLDEA, from the exons ATGGGCAGCGGTGGAGGCAAGCATTCTACAGAGGAGACTGTTGATTTGACTGCTCCAAATGTCGTCCTCATGAAAACTAAATATGGTGAAGCAGCCGTCGAACCACTGGATGTCTGGGTGCAAAAGTTTGGGTTTCCCCCCGAAGGTACTTTCCACATGAGTTATCTGATGCAGGCTCAGAAAAGAATGGattttcaaatgaaaaaaattatgGCCAAGAAGAGAGTATCTATGAAGGACTTGGAAAGTGCTGAGAAACACCTGAAGGCTCTACAGATTTGGAAGCACGAGGCTGAATGCAGGGAAAGAAGGGGGCACTGCAGAGAGGGGCCGTTTCTAAATGAGCTGAGCTTCGATGAGCTTCAAACTAATAATTCGATAAAAGAAATCGCCCACGAGGGAACGGCTCTGTGTTCTCAGACGCATGCCGGTCCAGGTCCTCCGGTGCCTCCGAGCGCCTCAACGGTCACCCATCCCTCAATGGCCCCGCCAGAGGCCGCACCTCCACACGCAGCACCGGCGTGTGAACCGGACCCTGCCGACGACGCGCCCGCCGGCACCGACCCGGCGTCGCCGCGGGCGCCACCCTTCGAACGATtttggacagagacagataTTTGGAACGCGATGTCACATCTGCCTCCCCTGAAAAACTCGGGCAAGAGGTTCGCGGACTACCTCAAGGTGCTGTGCGAAGTGTACAGCCCGACTCTGCTGGAACTGAGGAAACTGCTGGAACTCAAGGTGGGTCAAGATGACTGGGACAGAGTCTCTGACACATTCCCTGCTGGCAGCTATCAGAGGGTCGACTCGGACTGGGCTCATGGAAGCAATGACAATTACAGACAAGCGCTGGAGACGCTGTGCTCTCAGATAGAGAGTGCGTTCCCGCCGCGGGTCGActccgccgccgcggccgcctgCACGCAGGGCGCCGATGAAACCGCGTCTGAGCATCTCGCACGCCTCACGGGCGCCGTCAACAGTTACTGCGGCCTTGAAGAACCTCGCTACTCAGGCCGTGAATGCTCACCTTGGGAACGTCTCCTGACCGACTCTTTCGTTAAAGGCCTGCGATCAGACATACAGGGAGGAGCCAGATCCATCTGGACCGACTGGGAGGACAGCAGGCTGCTTGAAGGGGAGCTTCGTGCAATTTGTACTGAAAACGCCATCAAAGCACAGCAAAAATGTAAAGAAGACAAAGCGCAGGAAGATCTACTCATAACAGAGCAGAGCCAGTTTTATGTAAGTTGGGGAAGAGGCTGGGgtcaaaggagaggaggaagacatgGTAGAGGATGGGGtcaagggagaggaggaggaggaggaggaggaggaggtagaggatggggtgaaggcagaggaggaggaggtagaggatGGGGtcaagggagaggaggaggaggaggaggaggaggaggaggtagaggatGGAGccca GTTCCGCCGGACGCGTGTTGGTTTTCTGTTGTCGACCTGGCGAACGCCGCTTTCAGCGTCCCTGTTCATGCCGAGAGCCAGCGCTGGTTTGGGTTCCGCTTCAAGGGGGGAGGGTACACCTTCAGCCGCTTGTCTCAGGGCTTCTGTGACACATCGGCCATCCTCAGTGAAACGGTCCGGGCGAGCCTGGGACGCCTGCAGCTCACCCACGGCACAGCCCTCCTGCAGTACACAGACGATCTGATGATCTGCAGCCCCACCAGAGACCGGTGTGAGACAGACACGCTCGCGCTTCTGAAGCACCTGGCTGCAGAGGGATACAAGGCTAGCCGCTCCAAACTCCAGTTTGTGCAGGAAAAGGTGACTTACCTGGGCTACGCGATCACAGCAGAGGGCAAATCTAACACCCCCGAACGAATAGAGAAGATTCAAAATACCTCCAAACCCGAAACCAAGCAACAGCTGCGCTCGTTTCTGGGCAAGGTTTCATCTTTCAGAAGCTTCATTCCCAACTACTCTGCTGTTGAAGCCCCCTTGCGCTCCATTGAGCCACTGGAGGCACAGGATGAGGTGACGTGGACCCCAGAAGCTGAACGCGCTTTTGAGGATTTGAAAACAGCTTCGCAGACTGCACCCACGCTGGCGTTTCCTGATACGTCCAGTCCATTCACACAAACCGTTGATGACAGGAATGGGTTCATGACGTCTGCACTGTTACAGAAGCGTGGAGACACGCTGAGGCCTGTTAGTTACTTTTCAGCAAAATTAGACAGAGGGAGCGCTGGACTTCCCCCATGTCTGCGCGCTGTGGCAGCTGCAGAGAAGGCCGTTCTGGCCTCCATGAAACCCGTTTCTGGTGCTGCTTTAACGCTTCTCAGCCCTCATGCAGTTAAACTACTTTTAGAACGAAAATCGTCCCAGCTTTCCCCAGAAAAGTGGGAGAAATACAGCACAGTATTATGTGACACGCCCAACATTACTATTGAACGCTGTTATACTCTGGATCCATCTACACTGCTCCCCATGGAGGGAGAACCAGAAGAGCACGACTGTGTGGCACTTTTAGATGAAGCATAA